The Skermanella rosea sequence GCCACCTCTCGACGCTCTACTGGCTGGGCCTGATGCCCGGCGACATCCACCTGAACATCAGCTCGCCCGGCTGGGCCAAGCACGCCTGGAGCAACTTCTTCGCTCCCTGGAACGCCGGGGCGGCGGTCTTCGTCTACACCTATAAGCGCTTCTCGGCGCCCGACATGCTGTCGGTGATCGCGCGCTGCGGCGTCACTACCCTGTGCGCGCCGCCGACGGTGTGGCGCCTGTTCATCCAGGAGGACCTGAAGGCCTATCCGGTCAAGCTGCGCGACCTGATCGGCGCCGGCGAGCCGCTCAACCCCGAGGTGATCGACACCGTGCGCGAGGCCTGGGGCATCACGATCCGCGACGGCTACGGCCAGACCGAGACGACGGCCCAGATCGCCAACCCGCCGGGCCAGCCGGTCAAGCCCGGCTCCATGGGCCGTCCGCTGCCGGGATACGTGGTGAAGCTGCTCGACGCCGACGGGATGGAGCGGCCCGAAGGCCAGATCTGCCTGATGCTCGACCGCCGGCCGGTCGGGCTGATGACCGGCTACCGCGACGATGCCGCCCGGACGGAGGAGATCATGGCCGGCGGCTACTACCGCACCGGCGACGTCGCGATGAAGGACGAGGACGGCTACCTGACCTATGTCGGCCGGGCCGACGACGTGTTCAAAGCCTCCGACTACCGGATCAGCCCCTTCGAGCTGGAGAGCGCGCTGATCGAGCACGAGGCGGTGGCCGAGGCCGCCGTGGTGCCGAGCCCCGATCCCCTGCGGCTGGCCGTTCCCAAGGCCTACCTGGTACTGGCCGCGGGCTGGCAGCCCGACCGGGAGACCGCGCTGGCGATCTTCCGCCATGTCCGCCGGCATCTGGCGCCCTACAAGCGGGTGCGCCGGATCGAGTTCGCCGACCTGCCCAAGACCATCTCCGGCAAGATCCGCCGAGTCGAGCTGCGCCGGGCGGAGGAGGGAAGGCCGGGCGGCGCCGGACGGAGCCCGCTGGAGTTCTGGGAAGAGGATTTCCCGGAGCTGAAGGAACAGCCCTGACGGGCCGGAGCGGCAAAGGGCGGGAGTGCCGGACCGTGCGGCCCGGCACTCCCGCCCTCAATCTCCGACTCCGGATCAGAAGTCCAGGCGGGTGCCCACGACGAAGACGTAGCCTTCGTTGCTGAAGGTCGGGCCGGCGGTGGCCGGGCGGACATCCTCGTCGACGAACATCAGGTCGGACTGCACGACGAGGCCCGGCGCCAGGGTATAGGCGACGCCGACGCCGTACGACTTGTAGTCGCTGGCATAGGTCGAGGAGTCTCCCTTGTAGCCTTCGGCATCCATGTAGCTGGCGCCCACCGCGATCGGGCCGGCGGTGTAGCTCACGCCGATATGCCACACGGACTGGTCGTTCTCGACGGCGCCGGTGGGGACGTTGAAATCGTCGGCTTCCACATAGCCGCCGCCCAGGACGAAGCCGGCATAGCCGACCTGGCCGCCGACGTTCCAAGCGGTGAAGTCCTCCAGGGTCCCGATGACGGGGTTGCCCTGGCCCGAGGCGGTCGAGATCGTGGCGCCGGCCGCGACCGAGAAGCCCGCGAACTCGCCGGTGTAGTTGATGCCGCCTTCGATCCAGTCCTTGTAGCTCAGGTTCACATCTTCCAGGGCGACCACGTTCTGGCCCTGGCTGTCGCTCTCCGGCGCATAGCTGACGCCGGCCTGGAAGCCCGCGAACCGCGGGGTCAGGTACATGACCTTGGTCGCGTCGCTGGAGTTCGGGATGTGGATGCCGAACGCGATCTGCGAGCCGAGGGAGAGGCCGGTATCCGACTCCGCTCCGAGGAAATCGTAGGCGTCGCCGTCGACCTGCTCGATGCCGATCACCGGGGCATAGATCTTCAGGGTATCGGCGGCGCCGTCGAAGTCGCCGAGTTCGAGCCGGCCCCAGGTGCCGCCGAGATAGACCGACGCCTCGTCGGTGCCGACGCTGGTGGAGCTGCCGCCGGTGCTGTTCTGCAGCTCGACCTTGGCGCCGTACAGCAGGCCGTTGTCGGCCTTGCCGTCGGCGCGGATGACGATCTCGGTCTCGAGCTGGAACTCACGGTCGGTGCGGCCCGGCGCGTCGTCTTCGTAGAAGCCGGCGAAGAACTCCGTATAGCCGCCAAGGCTGACCGTGATCTGGGCTTGTGCAACCGACGCGAACAGCATGCCGCTTGCCAACGCCGTTCCAGTGAGAAGGATCCGCTTCATAAGTCTGCCCCGTTCGAAGTTTGTTATCCCGGTGCGGTCATTGAGTTCATTAGTGCCGCATCGGTCGCCTTATTGATGCGCAAACGCGACAAATCCAAAAGCCGGTTTCTCTGTGACTTAGCAAAATTGCACCCTTCAGTGCTCATTAGGTAACATCATCCGGAATGTCTATATTCATTTATGCGAAATTCTCTTCTTTTTCCCCGAAAGTGGTAATTGACTTAGCTGAGTTTACGCTTGCAGCACTTCGGGACTGCGGCATCGCGACGGTATCGGCGGGTTTGACAGCGCCCCCGGCGCGACCCCATATTCCGGCAAACAGGATCGATCGGAACCATGCACCGCTTCGCCAATCCCGCACGCTTTCTCCGCCTCTCCGGCGTCGTTCTGCCGTGGGTGGCGGGTGCCACCGTCGTGCTGACGATCGTCGGGCTCTATCTGGCGCTGTTCGCCTCGCCGCCCGATTACCAGCAGGGCGAAACGGTCCGGATCATGTACATCCATGTCCCGGCCGCCTGGATGGCGCTGTTCGTCTACACCAACATGGCGATCGCGGCGGCCGTCGGCCTGGTCTGGAAACATCCGCTGGCCGACCTGTTCAGCAAGGCCGCCGCCCCCGTCGGGGCCGGCTTCACGGCGGTCTGCCTGATCACGGGCAGCCTGTGGGGCGAGCCGATGTGGGGCACTTGGTGGGTCTGGGATGCCCGGCTGACCAGCGTGCTGATCCTGTTCTTCCTGTACCTGGGCTACATGGCCCTGGTGAACGCCTTCGACGACCCGACGCGCGGCTCCAAGGCCGGCGCCATCCTGCTGCTGGTCGGCGTGGTCAACGTGCCGATCATCAAGTTCTCGGTAGACTGGTGGAACACCCTGCACCAGCCGGCCAGCGTGGTGAAGATGGGCGGCCCGAGCATCGATCCCAGCATGCTGTGGCCCCTGCTGATCATGGGCCTCGCCTTCACGACCTATTTCATCACCGTCGTCCTGCTGCGCGTCCGAAGCGAGATCGCCGCCCGCAAGATCCAGATGCTCCGCCTGACCCAGGCGCAGGGGTAGGAATTTTGGCCGCAGATGCACGCAGATAAACCCAGATAGCCTCCGGCTGCCGACGCTCCGGTCGGATGCCGACGATCATCCGTCGATCCCATCTGAGTTTATCTGCGTGCATCTGTGGCCAAAATCGTTCAGCCCCCCGGCACCGGCAAGGTCATGTCGTCCTTGACCGTCTCCATCACCACGAAGGTGTGCGTCTGCTGCACATGGGGCAGGCGCGAGATCGTGTCGCCCAGCAGCCGGCGGTAGTGCTGGATGTCACGCGTCCGCACCTTGAGCAGATAGTCGAAGTCGCCGGCGATCATGTGGCAGGACTGGATCTCCGGCACCCGGCGGACCGCCTCGTTGAAGCGCTCCAGCTCGTCCGCGGTCGTCCCGCGCAGCACCACCTGGACCAGCACCACGTGGTCCGCCTCCAGCGCCACCGGGTCCAGCTCGGCGCGGTAGCGCCGGATCACGCCGGCCGCCTCCAGCCGCCTCAGCCGCTCCGAGCAGGGCGTCTTGGTCAGGTTGACCTTGCCGGCAAGTTCCACGACCGAAATCCGGCCGTTCTGCTGAAGCTCGCGCAGGATCGCGCGATCGATCCGGTCCATCGCCCCTCCCAGGCCGTTTCGCCTGCCAATTCCCCATCCACAGGCATTATGGCTGAAATTCCGCCAAAGTCGGAGCCTATGCCTACTGCCGTTCTGGAATAATCCAGGTCATCGAGTTTTGACCCGAGGGGGAGTGCCGGAGCGATGGACCAGGCGGTGCTGCGCGAAGAAATCAACAGGGCCTATTTCGCCGACGAAGCCCTCACCGTCCATCAACGCAGGGAGGCGATCCGGCTGGACCACGCCGCCCGGCGCAGGATTACCGACCGGGCCGAAGCGATCGTCCGCCGGCTGCGCACCGACCCGACGCCCAACCTGATGGAGACCTTCCTCGCCGAGTACGGCCTGTCCACGGACGAGGGGGTGGCGCTCATGTGCCTGGCCGAGGCCTATCTCCGGGTGCCCGACGCGCCGACCCTGGACGCGCTGATCCGCGACAAGATCGGCGGCGCCGACTGGTCCAAGCATGCCGGCGAGACCGACAGCCTGCTGGTCAGCGCCTCGACCTGGGCGCTGATGCTGACCGGCAGGATCTTCCGCAACGACTCCCCCGCCGGCCCGCAGGTCGCGGGCACCCTGCGCCGCCTGGTCCAGCGGGTGGGCGAGCCGGTGGTCCGCTCCGCGGTCGCCCAGGCGATGAAGGTGATGGGCCAGCAGTTCGTGCTCGGCCGGACCATCGAGGAGGCGATCCGGCGCGGCGAGTCGCGGCGCGCCAAGGGATACCGCTTCTCCTACGACATGCTGGGCGAGGCGGCGCGGACCGGCCCGGACGCCAAGCGCTACTGGGACAGCTACGCCGCCGCGATCGACGCCATCGCGCGCCATGCCGACGCCAGGGCGCCCGTCCACGACAATCCCGGCATCTCGGTCAAGCTGTCGGCGCTCCACCCGCGCTACGAGGCCACCCAGCGCGACCGGGTGCTGGCGGAGCTGGTGCCGAGCCTGCACGCCCTGGCGGTCAAGGCCAGGGCCGCCAACATCGGCTTCAACATCGACGCGGAGGAGGCGGACCGCCTGTCCCTGTCCCTCGACGTGATCGAACGGGTGCTGGAATCGCCCGACCTTGCGGGCTGGGACGGCTTCGGCGTGGTGGTCCAGGCCTATTCCAAGCAGTGCCTGCCGGTCCTGCGCTGGGTCCGGGCGCTGGCCGACCGGCTCGACCGCAAGCTGGCGGTGCGGCTGGTCAAGGGCGCCTACTGGGATTCGGAGATCAAGAATTCCCAGGTGCTGGGCCTGCCGGGCTATCCGGTCTTCACCCGCAAGACCTCGACCGACGTCTCCTATCTGGCGGGTGCGCGCTTCCTGCTGGACAACCGCGACCGCCTCTATCCCCAGTTCGCCACCCACAACGCCCAGACCGCCGCCGCGGTGCTGGAGATGGCCGGCAACGACGGGGGCGGGTTCGAGTTCCAGCGGCTGCACGGCATGGGCCAGGCGCTGCACGACCGGCTGCTGGAGGAAGCCGGCCGGCCGTGCCGCATCTATGCGCCGGTCGGCGTCCACAAGGACCTGCTGGCCTACCTGGTGCGCCGCCTGCTGGAGAACGGCGCCAACTCCTCCTTCGTCCACCAGCTCCTGGACGAGGACGTGCCGCCGGACGTGCTGGTCCGCGACCCCATCGCCGCGACCGAGTCGGCCGCCTTCATCCCGAACCCGAGGATCCCGCTGCCCCCGGACCTGTTCGACGGCGAGCGGCGCAACTCCGCCGGCTGGAACCTCAACAATCCCGTGATGGAAGCCGAGGTCGAAGCCGGGATGGCGCCGTTCCGCACCGCCCGCTGGACCGCGGCGCCCCTGGTCGGTGGCTCCGCCCTGGACGGGGAGGAGTTTCCGGTGCTGAACCCGGCCGACCGCGCCGACCGGGTCGGCACGGTCCGGCAGGCGGACAAGGAGGCCGCCGGCCGCGCGCTGGAGGTCGCCGCCGCCGCCTTCCCGGCCTGGCGCGACCGGGCGCCGGCCGACCGCGCCGCGATCCTGGACCGCATCGCCGACCTCTACGAGGCCAGCACCTTCGAACTGATGGCGATCCTGACGCGCGAGGCCGGCAAGACCCGCATGGACGGGGTGCTGGAAGTCCGCGAGGCGGTGGATTTCTGCCGCTACTACGCGGCGCAGGCCCGGCGGACGCCGGACGGTTCACGGGGGCAAGGACAGGGACTGGGGCCGTTCGTCTGCATCTCGCCGTGGAACTTCCCGCTGGCGATCTTCACGGGCCAGGTGGTCGCGGCCCTGGTCGCCGGCAACACCGTGATCGCCAAGCCGGCCGAGCAGACGCCCCTGGTCGCCGCCCGGGCCGTGGCGCTGATGATCGAGGCCGGCGTGCCGCCCGAGGTCCTGTCCCTGCTGCCCGGCGACGGCGCCACCGTCGGGGCCGCCCTGACCGCCGACCCTCGGACGGCGGGCGTCTGCTTCACCGGCTCGACCGAGACGGCCATCCTGATCGACCGCGCGCTGGCGACCCACGGATCGGCCCGCGCGCCGCTGATCGCCGAGACCGGCGGCCTGAACGCCATGATCGTGGACAGTACCGCCCTGGTCGAGCACGCGGTCCGCGACATCGTCAACTCGGCCTTCCAGAGCGCCGGCCAGCGCTGCTCGGCGCTCCGCGCCGTGTTCGTCCAGTCCGACATCCGGGACCACCTGCTCGCCATGCTGGAAGGGGCGGCGATGGAGCTGCGGGTCGGGGATCCCTGGAACCCCGCGACCGACGTCGGCCCGGTGATCGACGCGGAGTCGCGGGGCATCATCGAGGAGCATTGCCGAAACTTCGCGAAGGCCGGGCGGGTGCTGTTCCGCCACCCGCTACCCGGCACCGGCGGGGACGGGCTGTTCGTCGCCCCCACGGCGATCGCCCTGGACCGGTTCGACGCGCTGGAGCGGGAGATCTTCGGCCCCGTGCTGCACGTCGTTCCGTTCGAGGCGCACGAGATCGACCGGGTGGTGGATGCCGTCAACGCCCGCGGCTACGGCCTGACGCTGGGCATCCATTCCCGCCTGGACGACCGGGTCGAGGAGATCTGCCGGCGCGCCCGGGTCGGCAACATCTATGTCAACCGCAACCAGATCGGCGCGGTGGTCGGCGTCCAGCCGTTCGGCGGCGAGGGCCTGTCCGGCACCGGGCCGAAAGCCGGCGGCCCGCACTATCTCGCCCGCTTCACCCGTCCCGTCCCGGCGTCCCTGCCGGCGGCGGCCGGCTTCGTGCCGCCGGCCGGCCCGGGCGAGGGGGCAGGCGATGCCGCCGCTTTCGCCACGGCCGCCCGGCTGGCCGGGCCGGACTGGGACGCCCGCACCGACCGCGCCGCGGTCCTGGGCCGGGCAGCCGCCCTGCTGCCGGCGGCTTTGCGGCCGACGGCCGAGGCGGCGCTGGCGGCGGCCTCGCCCGCCTTCGCGCCGGCGGAACCCTTGCCCGGCCCGACCGGCGAGAGCAACCACCTGACCCTGCACGGCCGGGGCATCGCCCTCTGCCTGGGCGGGGGTCCGGACCCGGCCGGAGCCCTGGCGGCCCAGGCGTTCCTGGCGTTGGCCGCGGGCAATGCGGCGGCGCTCGCGGGGAGCGGTCCCGCGGCGGGCACCGTCGTCGCGGCCCTGCGCAAGGCCGGCGTTCCCGACGGCGTCGCCGCCGCGGTGACGGTCGCCGACGCCGCCGGAACGCTTCGGAGCTTCCCCGGCCTGGGCGTGGTCGCGTTCGAGGGGACCGACGCGGAAGCCGTCCCGCTGCGCCGGGCGCTGGCGGAGCGGGACGGCCGGCGCGTGCCGCTGGCCTCGCTTGACGACGGCGTCGAGCGGTTCGCGACCGAGCGGGTCGTCAGCATCGACACGACCGCGTCCGGCGGCAACGCCTCGCTGCTGACGCTGGGCGACGGCTGAGCCGGAGACCCTGCCTCAGTCGTACCCCAAGTCCCGGTGGCGGAGTTGACGCCCGCCGCCGACCATGAGGGCACCCAGCGCCGCGACCCCGGCCACCAGGGCGGCGGCGGCGACGGGATGCATGGCGGCCGTGGTATAGTAGCTCCGCTCCCGGACCAGGCTGTGCCGGCCGGCGCGCTCATCGCCGTCATGCCCCGCCGGGCCGTACAGGTTGTCGGTCCGCCGCCGCAACGGTCCGCCGCTCCGCTGCCAGCCCGGGGCCACCGCCTCCATGACCCGGTCGGTCAGGCGCGGTGCCAGGGCCTCCGACAGGGAGATCAGCTTGCCGGCGCTGCCGACGGTCAGCTCCCGCACGGGATGCTCGGCCGCGTGCAGGATGGCTTCGGCGACCATCTCCGGCGCGTAGACCGGAGGTGGGTTCAGCGGCTCCGCGCCGGTCAGGCTCCGGGCGTGCTCCTCCAGCTGGGTATCGACCGCCGCGGGCTTGATCAGCGTGACCGAGACCGGGGCGCCGTCGGCCTCCAGTTCCATGCGCAACGCGTTGGTGAACCCCTTGACCGCGTGCTTGGTCGCGCAATAGGTCGCCTGGAGCGGCACCGCCCGGTCGGACAGCACGCTGCCCACGTTGACCAGCGCGCCGCCCTGGCGGCGCAGGTGCTTGGCCGCGATGCGCGACCCGATCACCGTGCCCCAATAGTTGGTCTCGAACAGCCGCCGCTGGTCCTCCATCGGGGTGTCCTCGACCTTGCCGTAGATCGAGGTGCCGGCATTGTTGACCCAGGTGTCGAAGCCGCCGAACTCGCGGAGCGCCGTCTCGGCCAGCCCCATCATGGCGTCCTCGTCGGCGACGTCGGCCACCGCGAAGATCGCCTGGCCGCCGTCGCGGCGGATGTCGGTCTCGACCTCGCGCAGCGCGTTCTCGTCGCGTGCCGCCAGGATCAGGCGCGCACCGCGCCGGCCGGCCATCCGCGCCGTCGCGAGCCCGATGCCGCTGCTGGCGCCTGTGATCACGATGACCTGGTCTTCCACGGGTTTCAGTCGTACGCGCATGGGAAACCTTTCAAGGATTCGAAAAACATCGGCCACCAACAGCGCGGAGGGGTCCGGGGTTCCCTACCGGGCTTTCCATAAGGAAGATCCCGGGGCAGGGGGCGCGGCATAATAACCCTTCGATCATTGGTACTATTATCCGGCCCTTCCGCCCGGGCCTATAGTGCGCGGGCCAGGGTTGCGGTGGGGTGCCGGAATGGGGCCGGCCGCGGCAGCCCTGTTGAACAGAGGCAAACACCATGAGACTGCTGGCCCGAAAACTGCCGGTAATGATGCTGGCCCTCGCAGGCGCCCTCGCCGCAGGCCAGGCATCGGCGCAGACCAAGTCCATCCCGGACAGCCATCCGTTCCGCCAATGCGCCGGCTGCCACTCGCTGGACACCTCCGCCAACGCCTTCGGCCCGACGCTGATCGGCGTCTATGGCCGCCAGGCGGGGGCGGTGCCGCGCTTCGCCTATTCCGAGGCGGTGCAGAAGTCCGGCGTGGTCTGGAACGACGAGACGCTCCGCAAATGGATCGCGGGCAACGACACCTTCATTCCCGGGACGCGCATGCGCCACGTCGCCATCACCGACAAGGCGCAGCAGGACGAGCTGATCGAGTTCCTGAAGGCCCTGAAGTGACCTCCCGGCGGGACGGGCGGCCCGGCGGTCCGCCCTGTCCCGCCGCGCTCAGCGATCGTGCTCCAGCGCGATGCCGTCCATGTGGTGGGCCAGTTCCACGTCGCGCTCGGACAGGCCCTCCACCTCGTGGGTGGCCAGGATCACCTCGACCCGGTTGTAGACGTTGAACCATTCCGGGTGGTGGTCCATCTTCTCCGCCTTGAGGGCGACCCGGGTCATGAAGCCCCACGCGGTCGCGAAGTCGGGGAAATGATAGGTCTTGCGGATCGCGTCGCGATCCTCCACCTCCGACCAGCCGTGAAGCTCCGCGAGTGCCGATTGACGCCTGGCACCGACCAGTTTCTCGACCATATTGAGCCTCCCTCTTTATCGTGTCATCTCCAGCGGTCGATCAGGAGAATGCGCCCCCATGACCAAGCAAATCAATGCCTCGCCGATCAACGCGCCGACCATCGCCGACATCGAGGAACTGGCCGACCAGGCTCTCCGGACCATCCCGCCCGAACTGCTGCGCTTCGTCGGCAACGTGGTGATCCATGTGGAGGACTTCCCCGACGAGGAGACCGAGCGGGAGATGGAGCTGGACTCGCCGTTCGACCTGCTCGGCCTCTACCGGGGCGTCGACCTGGCGCACAAGAGCGTCACCGCCACGCCCAGCGACCTGGACATGATCTATCTCTACCGCCGCCCGCTGCTGGACTACTGGTGCGAGACCGGCGAGGATCTGGCCCACTTGGTCCGCCATGTCCTGATCCACGAGATCGGCCACCATTTCGGCTTCTCCGACGACGACATGGACGCGATCGAGGCGAGCGTACCGGACTGAACGGCGCCACCCGATGGATTTCGCGCTTTTCTTCGAACTTCACCACGACCTGCCGCGCCAGGCGCCCGGATCGGACGCGCTGACCGCGCAGGCGCTGGGCATCGCCGCCGCCACGGGTCTCCTGCCGCATGCACCTGCCATCCTGGATGCCGGTTGCGGCCCCGGCCGGTCCGCGCTTCTGCTGGCGCGGGAGACCGGCGGGCGGGTCGCGGCGATCGACCTGCACCGGCCCTTCCTGGACGAACTGGCCGCCCGGGCCGCCTCGGAAGGGCTGGCGGACCGGATCCAGCCGCTGGCGGCCGACATGGCGGCACCGCCGTTCCCGCCGGGATCGTTCGACCTGATCTGGTCCGAGGGGGCGATCTACTCGATCGGGTTCGGCGCCGGCCTGCGGGTCTGGCGCCCGCTGCTGAAGCCCGCCGGGCTGGTGGTGGTCACCGAATGCGCCTGGCTGACCGACTCCCCTCCGGCCGAGGCGCTGGAGTTCTGGACCGAGGCCTATCCCGCCATGACCACCGTCGAGGGCAACCGGCGGCTCGCGGAGGAGGCCGGCTATCGGGTGATCGACGCCTTCACGCTGCCGCGCGAGGCCTGGTGGAACGAATACTACGCGCCGCTGGAGGCGCGCATCGCGGCGTTCCGCCGGCGCCACGCGGAGGACGGCGCCTGGGCGGAGGTGCTGGACGGATCGCAGCGGGAAATCGACCTCCACCGCCACCACGGCGACAGCTACGGCTACGTCTTCCTGATCCTGGCCCGATCCTAGAGCGTTACCCGACCCGGCCCGCCTTGTTCGAAGCCGGCATGGAATGAAGAAAATCGGCCACGGATGACGGCGATATCCTCAGATGATCCGGTCCGTATCTTTGTCCATCGCCGTAATCTGTGGCAAAAACCTGAATCACGCTTGCCTCGCCCCCGCCGGGGTCCCGCCTCAGCGCTCCGACAGGCTCACCGCGTCGGTCGTCAGCGGCCCGTCGGCGGCGCGTTCGGGCGAGCTGATGGCGACCTCCATCTCGTCCGGCTTGGCCTTGCCGAAGAAGGACGAGAACGACACCTCGGCGGCGTCGCGGCCGACTCCGATCCGGATCAGCCCGTCCAGCGCCGCCTTGCGGGTCGCGTCGAACAGGTACCAGCGCCCGCCCAGGAAGGCCTCGAAGGTCGCGTGGAAGTCGGGAGGGTCGAGCCGGAAGGCATAGGCGCTGACATAGCGCGCCGGAATGTCCATCGCCCGGCACAGGGTGATCCCGAGATGGGCGAAGTCGCGGCAGACGCCGGCATGGTCGATGATCGTATCGACCGCCGAGGTCGTCCCGTGGGAGCTGCCCGGCAGGTATTCCAGGTTGTCGTGGATCCAGTTGCAGATCGCCGTCACCCGCTGGTGGCCGGGAGCGAACCCGCCGAACTGGCGGAAGGCGAAGGCGCGCAGCCGGTCGGACTGGCAGAAGCGCGACGGGTTCAGGTGCGGCAGCACGTCGAGCGGCAGGTCGATCGGCGCCACCTGGCCGACCCCGGCGGGGTCCTCCACCAGCGGGTCCAGGTCCACCTCGGCCCGGTATCGGACCATCAGCTTGCCGGGAGGGGCGACGACCTTGAAGAAGCGGTTGCCCGACTCGCCCATGGTGAAGCGGTCGACCTCGCGCCCGCCGTCCAGGTCCAGGTGCTCGTCCAGGATCACCTGGCGATCGAACTGGGCGGGCTGAAGGTTGAAAAAACAGACCGTTTCTTCCTCGACGTCGTAACCCAGCTTGCAGCTTACCGAATATTTCATGACGGCCTCCACGACGCGCACCGGTTGGAACGGCGTCACAACGCCGGACGGGCGGCGCTGTTCCCAGCGGAAGCGGCCTTAACCCCTATCCGCCCTAAAGACCGCCCAGCATGAGCTGTTTGTCGTCCTGCTTGAGCCTGGGGGCCGGCTTCTCCGGAGCCTTGGCATCGGCCCGCCGGACGGCCCGCGTCGCCTCCGCCAGCTTGGAGCCGGCATCGGCGGCATCCTTCTTCCCGGAAGCCGCCTTCCGCGCGCGGGCCGGCTTCTCCGCCTTCACCGGCCTGGCCGCCTTGCCGACGCCGCGGGCCGCCCGGTCCAGCGCCGCGTCGCGGTCCTGCGCCTCGGGTGACTGGGGATCGCCGCTCAGCCATTTGCCGCGCTTGATCACCTCGTTGACGCGGCCCTGGTTGACCCCGACCTTGAAGGCGATCTCCTGCTGCGTCATCTTGGTCCTCTCATGAAGATCCAGGATCTCGCGCGCCAGTTCGGGCGTCATCTTGCGGCCCGTTACTCGCCGGGCCGGCGCCACGGACCGTTTCGCACGGTCGCGGTCCTTCAGTTTTTCCAGGATGGCGAGGGCGGAGTCCATCCCCTGCTCGCGCAATGCTTCCTCGAATTCCTTGAGTGTCGTCATGCCAGGCACACTCCCGAGTCATCGGCGCCGAATTCGTAATCGAATTCACCGGGACCGACCGCGCGACCGGTCTCTTCCCGACACGAATATTAAGTGTCTTCGACGCATATCAACAAGGGGGAATCGGAACAGTTGCGGAACGCCGGCGATCACTGCGCCGTCATGCCGCGACCGGAAGCTCGACCGTCACCGTCGTGCCCTGGCCGGGGGCGCTGTCGATCCGCAGCCTGCCGCCCTGCAAGCCGACCAGGGCGTCCACGATGGGCAGTCCCAGCCCGGTGCCCTGCCCGGCATTGGCGTAGATGTTGAACGACTGCTCGAAAGGCTTGAGCAGCCTGGGAATCTCGCTCGGGTCCATGCCGATCCCGCTGTCGGTCACGATGAACCCGACGCGTCCGGGGTCCAGCCCGACGATCCGCAGGCTGATCATGCCGCCGGGGCCGGTGAACTTGACCGCGTTGGACAGCAGGTTCAGCAGGATCTGGCGCAGCGCCTGGGCGTCGGCCATGCACCGGGGCGCGGGCTGCGGATCGTGGGCGATCGTGATCCGCTTGGCCAGGGCCGCGTGGCTGATGACCCGCAGCATCTCGTCCGCGATCGGCAGCGGATCGACCGGCGCCACCGCCACCTCCAGCTTGCCCGCCGACGCCTTGGAGATGTCGAGGATCGAGTTGATCAGCCCGAGCAGGTGCGTGCCGGAGGAATGGATGTCCCCGGCATATTCCAGGTAGCGCGGGTGCCCCAGCGGCCCGAAGATCTGGTTGCGCTGCAATTCGCTGAAGCCGAGGATCGCGTTGAGCGGCGTGCGCAGTTCGTGGCTCATCATGGCGAGGAACTGCTCCTTGGCCCTGCTGGCGTCCTCCGACCGGTGAAGCGCCTCCTCCAGCTGCCGGCCGCGCTGGACCAGGTCGCGGTTCAGCCGCTGGACCGCCATCATCAGCAGGCAGAAGACCAGCAGGATGCTGCTCAGGATCGACACCAGGAAATGCACGGCGTGCGCCGGATAGCGGCCTATGTGGTCGGGCACCGGCGGCTCGACCAGGGTCGAGGCCG is a genomic window containing:
- a CDS encoding sensor histidine kinase, encoding MNIDIFTLVLVHSLVSVALGGLMLVFWSANRSLPGLRHWTVATLLLGASTLVSTMRGTLPEVPAILVSNGMIVLSFGFFYNGVREFGENPSRWRHAVAAVVLLVLFQAWFTLVRDDVAIRIVALSLTLCAGCLLTARELLRVAGPNMRATVLTAAALFAVAGLTLAARAASTLVEPPVPDHIGRYPAHAVHFLVSILSSILLVFCLLMMAVQRLNRDLVQRGRQLEEALHRSEDASRAKEQFLAMMSHELRTPLNAILGFSELQRNQIFGPLGHPRYLEYAGDIHSSGTHLLGLINSILDISKASAGKLEVAVAPVDPLPIADEMLRVISHAALAKRITIAHDPQPAPRCMADAQALRQILLNLLSNAVKFTGPGGMISLRIVGLDPGRVGFIVTDSGIGMDPSEIPRLLKPFEQSFNIYANAGQGTGLGLPIVDALVGLQGGRLRIDSAPGQGTTVTVELPVAA
- a CDS encoding transglutaminase-like domain-containing protein, with the protein product MKYSVSCKLGYDVEEETVCFFNLQPAQFDRQVILDEHLDLDGGREVDRFTMGESGNRFFKVVAPPGKLMVRYRAEVDLDPLVEDPAGVGQVAPIDLPLDVLPHLNPSRFCQSDRLRAFAFRQFGGFAPGHQRVTAICNWIHDNLEYLPGSSHGTTSAVDTIIDHAGVCRDFAHLGITLCRAMDIPARYVSAYAFRLDPPDFHATFEAFLGGRWYLFDATRKAALDGLIRIGVGRDAAEVSFSSFFGKAKPDEMEVAISSPERAADGPLTTDAVSLSER
- a CDS encoding class I SAM-dependent methyltransferase; protein product: MDFALFFELHHDLPRQAPGSDALTAQALGIAAATGLLPHAPAILDAGCGPGRSALLLARETGGRVAAIDLHRPFLDELAARAASEGLADRIQPLAADMAAPPFPPGSFDLIWSEGAIYSIGFGAGLRVWRPLLKPAGLVVVTECAWLTDSPPAEALEFWTEAYPAMTTVEGNRRLAEEAGYRVIDAFTLPREAWWNEYYAPLEARIAAFRRRHAEDGAWAEVLDGSQREIDLHRHHGDSYGYVFLILARS